The Thalassospira sp. TSL5-1 sequence CCCTGACCAGCGACGTGATCGAACAGAATATCCCCGCGCAATATCGTGACAAGGATGCCCAGTGGGTTGGCCTGACCACCCGTGCGCGTGTTATCTACACGTCGCTTGACCGGCTGGAGCCGGATGCCCTTAAAACTTATGAAGAACTGGCCGATCCCAAATGGAAAGGCCGCATCTGCATTCGTTCGGGCATGCACGTTTATAATATTGCCCTGGTGGCCTCGATGATTGCCCATCATGGCCCGGAAAAGGCCAAGGAATGGCTGGTCGGGTTAAAGGATAATCTGGCCCGCAAACCGCAGGGTGCAGATATTGACCAGATCGAGGCCGTATCGCAGGGCGTATGTGACGTTGCGATTGGCAATTCCTATTATTACGGCAAAATGCTGGATGATCCGAACAAGGCCGATGCAGCCAAACAGGTCCGCATCGTATTCCCCAATCAGGAGGGTCGCGGCACCCATGTGAATATTTCCGGCGTTGCACTGATGAAAAACGCGCCGAACAAAGAAAACGCCATCAAGCTGGTGGAATTCCTGTCGGGTGATGAAGCCCAGCATATGTATGCCGAAGTCAATTTTGAATATCCGGTAAAGCCCGGCGTTGAATGGTCGAAAATGGTGGCGTCCTGGGGCCGGTTTGATGCCGATACCCTGCCACTGAACGAAGTGGCGGATTTGCGGGGCGATGCCATTCGCATGATCGACGAAGTCGGCTTTAACGAATAAAGATATCGGTGCATTTTGGCAACTCATCCGGATTATCGCTCGTCCGCCACCAGCGAGACCTTTGACCCGCTTAAACATCGTCCGCTGGTGCGTTCCATGCGCTGGTGGCCACAGGGGCAATCTTCCTGGTGGCTGGGTGGGGCAATGGTTATTGCCTTGCTGGTGGCCGCGCCGATTGTGGCTGTTGTTTATCTGGCCCTGTTCCCTACCGAAAATATCTGGCCGCATCTGGCCTCCACGATGTTGCCGCGTTATTTGTCCAACACCTTTATCCTGATGATCGGGGTGGGCATTGGTGTGACGCTGATGGGCGTTTCGTCCGCCTGGGTGGTGACAATGTGTCGCTTGCCGGGCAAGCGATTTTTTGAATGGGCGATGCTGCTGCCAATGGCTGTTCCGGCCTATATCGTGGCCTATGTTTATACCGACCTTCTGGAATATGCCGGGCCGGTGCAGGGCACCATTCGGGCCTGGTTTGGTTTTCAAAGTGCGCGGGATTACTGGTTTCCTGATATCCGCACCAAGGGCGGCGCGATTATCGTGCTGAGCTTGACACTTTATCCCTACGTTTACATGCTGGCTCGGGCGGCGTTCTTGTCACAATCGGTTTGTGTGCTCGAAGCGGCACGGGTGCTGGGCCGTGGCCCCTGGAATGCCTTTGTCACCGTGGCCCTGCCATTGGCCCGCCCGGCGATTGTGGTGGGCGTGATCATCGCGCTGATGGAAACCCTGAATGATTTTGGCACCATCGATTTCTTTGCCGTTCACACCCTGACTGCCGGTATTTTCAATGTTTGGCTGGGAATGGGCAATGCCGGTGGGGCGGCGCAAATTGCGCTGACCATGCTGGTGGTTGTTGTGGTGCTGATTTTGGCAGAGCGTTATTCCCGCCGCCGCCAGCGTTTTCACGATACCACATCACGCTTTCAGGAACTGCCGGGCTATGAACTGGGGCTGGGGGCAAAAACGGCGGCCTTGCTGGTTTGTACATTGCCGATTGTGCTGGGCTTTGTCATTCCGGCCTGGGTGCTGATTTATTATTCGATTGGCTATTTTGACCAGTCCTGGACCAGCGACTTTTTTGAATTTGCCGGTAACAGTTTGCTGGTGTCGGGCCTTGCCACCTTGATGGCGGTCGGGGCGGCATTGTTCTTGGCCTATGCCCTGCGCCTGTTTCCCAAACCGGCCCTGCGGGCCTGTATCCGGTTGGCATCGGTTGGTTATGCGGTGCCAGGGGCCGTGCTGGCAATTGGCGTTTTGGTGCCCTTTGCCGGGCTGGATAATGCCGTTGATGCCTTTATGCGCGATCATTTTGGTGTATCAACCGGCTTGTTATTAAGCGGTACCATTTTCGCCATCGTTTTTGCTTATAGTGTGCGGTTCATGGCGGTGTCTTATGGCTCGATCGAGGCGGCCCTGGGCAAGGTCCGCCCCAGTATGGATGATGCGGCCCGCACCCTGGGCGAAACACCATTTGGCACCTTGAAACGCATTCATTTCCCCCTGGTGCGCGGCGGCATTTTGGCCGCCTGTGTGCTGGTTTTTGTCGATTCAATGAAGGAACTGCCCGCAACCCTGATTTTGCGACCCTTCAATTTCGACACCCTGGCAACCCATGTTTACCAATATGCCAAGGATGAAATGATCGAACAGGCCGCCCTTGGGGCCTTAACCATTGTACTGGTTGGGGTTATTCCCGTGGTAATGTTAAGCCGTGCTATTTCGCGATCCCGGCCCGGACATCGTAATTGACTGGTTTTGCTGGAACATTTCGCCATCTGCCTTGTTTTCTCTGGCGTAATCGCGCTATTAGATAGCGGGATTTTCTTTCCACAGTGAGGATGGCGACATGGCAGAAAAATCGGCGAATTCAGGGGCTGACAAAAATTCCGTCGCCGATATTGGTCGTCAGCCGGGTTTAACGCCGCTGGATGTTGCCTTGCGGCTGGCGTGTGAACAGGTGCCTGTCTCCGACCTGATCGAAACCCGTGACCTGATGGACTGTTACGGTGCCATCCTGCGCGAAGATGTTCTTGCCTCGGTCAATGTGCCATCGGTCGATAATTCGGCGATGGATGGTTATGCGCTTCGGGTGGCGGATTTGGCCGCATTGCCCAAAACCGGGCCGATCACCTTGCCGGTTGCCGGTGCCGCGCTGGCGGGGCATCCGTTTGTCGGGGATGTTCCGGTGGGTCGTGCCGTTCGCATTGCCACGGGGGCGGCCATCCCGCAAGGGGCGGATGCGGTGATCATTCAGGAAAATGTCGCAGCCAACGAGGATGAAAGCGAAATCCGCATCGAACGGGTGGCGATTGACCGTATTCGCCATGGCGACAATATCCGGCGTGCTGGCGAAGATGTAAAAAAGGGAACGGTTGTTTTACCGGCAGGCAAACGGCTGCGCCCGCAGGATGTTGCCGTTGCGGCCGGGCAGGGGCGGGCGCATTTGGTGGTGGCACGCCCGTTGCGGGTGGCCGTTTTTTCCACCGGCGATGAATTAGCCGCACCGGGGGGCGACCTGCCGCCGGGCGGCATTTATGACAGCAACCGTTTTGCCATGATCGGCATGATGCGTGCCATTGGCTGTGATGTTACCGATCTTGGCCTGCTGCGCGATGATTTTTCGGTGTTGCTAGCCGCCTTAAGCGAAGCCGCACAAAACCACGACGTGATTTTAACCTCTGGCGGGGTCTCGGTTGGCAAGGCGGACCTGTTAAAGCCTGTTGTTGATTCCATCGGTGACATTCATGCCTGGAAACTGGCAATCAAGCCAGGCAAGCCCCTGATGCGGGGGCGGATTGGTAATTGTCTGGTGTTGGGGTTGCCGGGTAACCCGGTTTCGGTGATGGTTTCCGGCTTGTTATATGCTGTGCCGTTGCTGCTGCATATGATGGGCATCAGATCCGAAGACCGTGCAGCCGTTCGGTTCCCGGTTCCTGCCGGTTTTAACCTGAAACGGGGAACGGGGCGGCGCGAATGGTTGCGCGCGCGCCTGCATCGTAACGGTAATGGTCAAATGGTGGCTTTGCCGTTTCATTCCAGCAGTTCCGGGGTTTTATCATCAATGGTGTGGGCCGACGGCCTGATCGAACTGGCAGAAAACCGTGCCAGCGTAGAGCAAGGCGCGATTGTTGATTACATTCCATTTGCCGGTTTGCAGGCATTTTAGAGTGATGAATTATTGGATGTTTTTCGCCAATAATTCTTGTGACTGATCCATATCATGGAGCCATCTTCCTCGCGCGCTCATTGTAAGTTTCAGGTGGGCGATGCGTGAGGAGGCTTTGATGACACTTTCAGTTACATTTTGTGGCGCGGCAGGTGGTGTGACCGGGTCCTGTTACCTGTTACGCACACCGGTTGGTAATTTCCTGATCGATTGTGGCATGTTTCAGGGCAACAAAACGGTCAAGGAACTGAATTATGGCCCTTTTCCCTTTGATGCTAGCGACATTCGCGCCGTTTTGCTGACTCACGCCCATATCGACCATTCCGGCCTGATTCCCAAGCTGGTCAAGGCCGGTTTTATCGGTGTGGTTTTTGCCACCCAGCCAACCTGTGATTTGCTGACCTATATGTTGCCTGATTCCGGCTATATCCAGGAAACTGAAGTGGATCGCCTTAATCGTCGCAATGCCCGCCGGGGGAAGCCAGCCGTAGACCCCATTTATACGCGCGAGGACGCCGAAAAGGCCCTGAAACGGTTGCGTCCGGTTGAATATCATGAATGGGTCGAAATTGTTCCCGGTTTCGAGGTGCGCTATTGGGATGCAGGGCATATTCTGGGCTCGGCCTCTATCGAGATTAAAATAGATGGGGAAGCCGGTCAGAAACCCAGGCATTTGCTGTTTTCAGGCGATATTGGGACAGGCGAAGCCGTGTTTAACGAGGCCCCCGAAGGCCCGGCCGATGTCGATTATCTGTTTGTTGAAACCACCTATGGCGACCGGGAACGGGTGGATATGTCGGCGAATGAACGCCGGGGACAGCTGGCCAGCGAAGTGCGGGCCGCCCTGGAGGCCGGTGGAAATTTGGTGATCCCCAGCTTTGCTGTTGCCCGCACCCAGGAATTGCTGGTGGACCTGGCAGCATTGTTTAACAGTGGCACATTGCCCAAGGCTGATGTGTTTATCGATAGTCCGCTGGCCCAGCGCGCAACCGGGGTTTTCGCCCGCTACCTGCCGCCCGAAGATGCCCACGCCCTGACACATCCCAATTTTCATATGGTGCCCGATGTCGAGGCCAGCATTCAGCTTGCCCGCATCAAAAAGGGGGCGATTATTTTGTCGGCCAGTGGCATGTGTGATGCAGGGCGTGTGCGCTATCATTTGAAAAACAATTTGTGGCGGGCGGAATGTACTGTGTTGCTGGTCGGGTTTCAGGCTGCCGGGTCATTGGGGCGTATTTTGCTGTCGGGGGCAAAATCGGTTCGTATTCACGGCGATGAAATTCAGGTGCGGGCGCGTATTCGCAACCTCGATATTTATTCCGGCCATGCTGATCAAAAAACGT is a genomic window containing:
- a CDS encoding Fe(3+) ABC transporter substrate-binding protein, producing MNLRKIILGLAIATVSCSVAQAAQEVNVYSLRQPFLIKPMFKKFTEETGIRVNTLFSQSGLVERVKHEGRNSPADLLLTVDIGRIQDAVDADITQSLTSDVIEQNIPAQYRDKDAQWVGLTTRARVIYTSLDRLEPDALKTYEELADPKWKGRICIRSGMHVYNIALVASMIAHHGPEKAKEWLVGLKDNLARKPQGADIDQIEAVSQGVCDVAIGNSYYYGKMLDDPNKADAAKQVRIVFPNQEGRGTHVNISGVALMKNAPNKENAIKLVEFLSGDEAQHMYAEVNFEYPVKPGVEWSKMVASWGRFDADTLPLNEVADLRGDAIRMIDEVGFNE
- a CDS encoding MBL fold metallo-hydrolase, which translates into the protein MTLSVTFCGAAGGVTGSCYLLRTPVGNFLIDCGMFQGNKTVKELNYGPFPFDASDIRAVLLTHAHIDHSGLIPKLVKAGFIGVVFATQPTCDLLTYMLPDSGYIQETEVDRLNRRNARRGKPAVDPIYTREDAEKALKRLRPVEYHEWVEIVPGFEVRYWDAGHILGSASIEIKIDGEAGQKPRHLLFSGDIGTGEAVFNEAPEGPADVDYLFVETTYGDRERVDMSANERRGQLASEVRAALEAGGNLVIPSFAVARTQELLVDLAALFNSGTLPKADVFIDSPLAQRATGVFARYLPPEDAHALTHPNFHMVPDVEASIQLARIKKGAIILSASGMCDAGRVRYHLKNNLWRAECTVLLVGFQAAGSLGRILLSGAKSVRIHGDEIQVRARIRNLDIYSGHADQKTLLDWVKGRLPVHKKIFLTHGENAARATFQDVLLANDIAPKLLSCPTLDETVLLQRGQELQAPIAKRGGADAMSREDWHNDYARTLTALSEKLAGLGTNREREKLLAKLAGMINRA
- a CDS encoding iron ABC transporter permease, producing MATHPDYRSSATSETFDPLKHRPLVRSMRWWPQGQSSWWLGGAMVIALLVAAPIVAVVYLALFPTENIWPHLASTMLPRYLSNTFILMIGVGIGVTLMGVSSAWVVTMCRLPGKRFFEWAMLLPMAVPAYIVAYVYTDLLEYAGPVQGTIRAWFGFQSARDYWFPDIRTKGGAIIVLSLTLYPYVYMLARAAFLSQSVCVLEAARVLGRGPWNAFVTVALPLARPAIVVGVIIALMETLNDFGTIDFFAVHTLTAGIFNVWLGMGNAGGAAQIALTMLVVVVVLILAERYSRRRQRFHDTTSRFQELPGYELGLGAKTAALLVCTLPIVLGFVIPAWVLIYYSIGYFDQSWTSDFFEFAGNSLLVSGLATLMAVGAALFLAYALRLFPKPALRACIRLASVGYAVPGAVLAIGVLVPFAGLDNAVDAFMRDHFGVSTGLLLSGTIFAIVFAYSVRFMAVSYGSIEAALGKVRPSMDDAARTLGETPFGTLKRIHFPLVRGGILAACVLVFVDSMKELPATLILRPFNFDTLATHVYQYAKDEMIEQAALGALTIVLVGVIPVVMLSRAISRSRPGHRN
- the glp gene encoding gephyrin-like molybdotransferase Glp — translated: MAEKSANSGADKNSVADIGRQPGLTPLDVALRLACEQVPVSDLIETRDLMDCYGAILREDVLASVNVPSVDNSAMDGYALRVADLAALPKTGPITLPVAGAALAGHPFVGDVPVGRAVRIATGAAIPQGADAVIIQENVAANEDESEIRIERVAIDRIRHGDNIRRAGEDVKKGTVVLPAGKRLRPQDVAVAAGQGRAHLVVARPLRVAVFSTGDELAAPGGDLPPGGIYDSNRFAMIGMMRAIGCDVTDLGLLRDDFSVLLAALSEAAQNHDVILTSGGVSVGKADLLKPVVDSIGDIHAWKLAIKPGKPLMRGRIGNCLVLGLPGNPVSVMVSGLLYAVPLLLHMMGIRSEDRAAVRFPVPAGFNLKRGTGRREWLRARLHRNGNGQMVALPFHSSSSGVLSSMVWADGLIELAENRASVEQGAIVDYIPFAGLQAF